The nucleotide window AGGGTGGTGAGCGCGGCCAGGTTGGGGCGCCCGCGCATGCGGTGCAACACGCGGCGCTGCACCGGCTGGAACAGCAGGGCGAGGATCGTGCCCCAGAACACGGCGCCGAAGAGGGGGAACAGGATCCACCCGAACGCGACCGTCACCACGAACAGCATCAGGTGGAAGAATTTGCGCTGGTCGCTACGACTCGACATGAGGGTTCCTTGCAGATGGCGACGGCACGGGAGGTGCGTCAGAGGCTCTTATATCAGAATCGGACGCCTGCCCGATGGCCTCGATGATACGGAGCACGAGCGGATGTCCTTCGCCGCGTCGCGAGCGGATGGCGTGGATTTCCTCGTGAACGCCCTCGGGCCGCCCCAGCCAGCGCAGGCCGCGCAATATCGACACGTCGCCCGCGCCCGCCTCGCTCAGTGCGAAGACACCCATCCCGCGCGTGGCGAACACGGCCATGAGCGCGCTGTCTTCGAACTCGCCCACGACATTGGGCCGAATCCCCTGTGTCTCGAACCAAAGATCGAGGCGTGCGCGCAGCGCGGAGTGCCCCGTGGGCAGCAGCACCGGCAACTCGGCGAGGCATTGTGGAAACGCGTCGCGCGAGGCGTTGCGCACGACCGATGCCGGGCCGTACCAGTCCACCGGCGATTCCGCGAGACGTTCGCTGGCCAGACGCAACGTCGGGTTATAGGGGGCGGGCTGGCTGGCGAGCACCAGATCGAGTTTGTGCAGCGCCAGCTCGGCGAGCAATTGCTCGTGCTCGCCCTCGTGGCAGACCAGTCTGAGGGCAGGCGTATCGAGTACCGGGGCGAGGATCGCATGTGCGGCCAGTTTGGAGATGCCGTCGGCCAGCCCCACGGACAGACGCGCCACCCGGCCGCTCGCCGCCTCGCGGACTTCGTCGGGAATCGACTGGCCGAGACGGAAAATCTCTTCGGCACGTCGAAATGCCGCCTGCCCCGGCTCCGTCATCGTCACGCCCCGCCCGGCAGGCTTGAGCAACTGATGCCCCAGTGACTTCTCGAGCTCGCGCACCTGGGCGCTGATCGTCTGCACGGCCATGTCCAGGCGTTGCGCTGCTCGGGCGAAGCCGCCTTCCTTGACGACGACCCAAAAATAGTAAAGATGTCGGTAGTTCAACATGTTCCTGTATCTTCGGAAAAACCGAACTTTCATGAAGTATATAGATGGTTTTTGCGAAGCGTGAGTTCGACGATGATGCGGTTCTGAACCCGCAAGCTACGTTTGGTGCGGGTTGCGAGGGAAGGACTGGGGCGCGGCGTCGGGAAGTGCGAGGCGGGCGCTCCGACAACCATACGGAAACTCTGACGCACATATGGACTATTTACTTGCTTTGGCGGCTGACCCGGCGGTGTGGGCGGCCCTTGTCACGTTGGTGGTCATGGAGGTCGTGCTTGGCATCGACAACCTGATCTTCATTTCGATTCTGACCAACAAGTTGCCGTTGGCGATGCGGGCGCGTACGCAACGCATGGGAATTGCGCTGGCCCTGGTCATGCGTCTGGCGCTGCTTGGAACGGTGGCGTGGATCGCGAAGCTCACGACGCCGCTTTTCGAGTTGTTCGGTCACGGGTTTTCGTGGCGCGACCTGATTCTGGTCGCGGGTGGTCTTTTCCTGGTGTGGAAGGCGACCAAGGAGATGCATCATCACGTGGCGCACGGCGCGGGCGAGGACGATGAGGCGGGGCATGGCGACGGGGCGTCGGGGGCCGGTACGCTGGCGACGATCACCGCACGCGCGGCGGTCATGCAGATTCTGCTGCTCGATCTCGTGTTCTCGATCGACAGTATCGTCACGGCCGTGGGCATGACGGAACACATCCCGATCATGTTCATTGCGGTGATTGCCGCGGTGACCGCGATGCTTTTCATGGCGGGGCCGCTTTCGCGGTTCATTGCCGCGAACCCCACGGTCGTGATGTTGGCGCTGGGCTTCCTGCTGGTGATCGGTATGACGCTGATCGCCGAGGGCTTCGGGTCGCATGTGCCGAAGGGATACATCTACGCGGCGATGGCGTTCTCGGCATTCGTCGAGGGGCTGAACATGCTCACGCGTCGTGCGAAGGCGCGCCGCAACGCCCAGAAGGCGCGGGTGGTGCACTAAACGGCGCCGGCACGGCGCACATGCCGGCGCGTCTTTGAGACGCGCGCGGCGCGCGCCGGGAACTGAGCTGCCCCCAAGGGTTGGCGTCAACGCCAACCCTTGGGGGTTTTTTCATGGTGGTGGGGAGTTCGTTTTTTTCGAAGTTGAGTGAATGAAAATGCAGGTTTTTTCGTTGCGCTGCGCCCGATACATTGAGGGCGTTGTCTTTTCAGTGACGGAGCGAAACGATGAAGTGTCCTGTGTGCGGTACCCCGGATTTGTTGATGACGGAGCGTCAGGGCGTGGAGATCGACTATTGTCCGACGTGTCGTGGCGTGTGGCTCGATCGCGGCGAACTGGACAAGTTGATCGAGCGCACCGATGGCGGTCCGGCGATGACGTCGCCGCAATCGGCACGTCATCATGAGCGTTCGCAGCGGATGGAACGCGACACGCGAGAGCATCGCGACGATCGCCATTCGTACGACACGCACGACAGACATTATGGACACGACGATCGGCGACGGCATTACAGCCAGCCGCGCAAGAAGAAGTCGCTGTTCGAGATGTTCGATTTCGATTAATTGACGGCGTTGCGCAAATGCAAGGCGTCATGGTCGGCGCCTTGCGGGCGGCATTATGGAGTGATGGGGGCTGGCAATGGTTCGGGGTGCGTCCGCACGGACTGCGACCGATGTGGTCGTTCAGGTCGATATGACGCGCTCGCTGCTCGACGAATCCCGATGCGACGTTGGCGTTCGAGGATAAAAAAAACGGCTTCCATCGCTGGAAGCCGTTTTCAAATTTGGTGGCGAATCAGGGACTCGAACCCCGGACCTGCGGATTATGATTCGGCGTGTGACGCGGTAAGTTTTTGAAAAATAACGCAATCTGACCGTAAACGATCGAAATCAAAAGTTGTTTAGTGTCAGTAGTTTAGCGTAATTTCGGGCAAGCGAAAAAAACTGGCTACTGCACTTCCGGTGCACTGAGAACAGGGGACGAAGGAGTGTGTATGGCCGGATATATCAAACGTCACTGATCGACCCACTTGGGCCGTTCGAGGTACCGCCATGCCAACGGCAGCTTTCAAAGGTGCCACGGCCGTTGAGGCGGTGGTATCGGCCGCAGAATACTCGGCCTTATAAGTGCCTTCCCTCCATTTGCTTCGGCCGGCGCCACGCCGAACCACTGCACGAGCTGTCGTGCGTAGTCCGTCCACACTGGATGCTTAGGTTCAGCGGCGTGGTTTGGCTCAACCTCCGCAGGAACCCGATCTGCGGCGACCGCCCGGACGCATCGGCGGCGCAAAGCCTTCTCGCTCCTGGAGGGGAAAGACGAAGGGATTCTTCGGATGCACAGGCGTGTCATCGTCCATCAGAGAGGGAAGTGCATGCATCCCCTCGGCGATACCTTTTGCGTCCAAGTATCGAAGAATTTTTTCGGCAAAACCGTCCGGACAGCGGAACTGCCGGCCCGTGGACAGCGGGGAACCGGTCAGTGCAGCCCACCCACCGTCCGGCACGAAGCAGTGGCGTCCAAAGTAGTAGAAGCGTCCTGCGACCAGCGCATTCACGCCGGACGTGTCGCGGCGGATATCCTCTCGCGTGTGGTAACGGTTCTCCAGCTGCTCGTATTGCCCGAGGTGGTTGCGATAGTAAATGTTGTCTCCGCACAAGGCGACGGCGTCTGACGACTCGCGCGGCGGCTGTTTGACCGCGAAGCGGCTGTCGTCGAAGTACGCGTGCAGCGGCAGAATCTCCTGGATCTGCATGAGGTGCACGAGTCCGTCGCGCGGGATAGTCACGCCTCGGCGAGCTGCGCTCGTGACCAGTTCCTGAGAAGCAAATCCAGCCACCCAGTCGCCGGCGTTCCTGCATGCGCGGATTTTCGGCTTGCACGTGGCAAGCGTTAGCACGCCGTGAAACGGGTTGGGGGCGAATCCGGTGTCGTGGGTCATCTTATAGCCCATGGTGACGCTCATACCAACGCTCCTGTCGAGGTGCCATGACGGGACACCAGGCTCTCCAGCCACTGAGAGGCCTCCGTGCAGTTGCCCACGTCGATCACGAACTCTTGGCCCTTACCGACCGATTGCAAGATGGCCCAGTCGTTGTCGAGACGCCACCGGCCCGGATCCCGGTGGTAGCTAAGCGTCGGCTGCTCGGGGTTTTTGAGCAGCCAGCGTGGCACACGCCATACCGAGCGCGAACACCCAGGGGCAGTCAGCTGTAAATCAGGTCCCCAGTTCCGGAATACACCGGCCGCTGGTGCTCGTTGGCGCGAACCAGCTAAGCTCTCGCCGGCAACATAGATCGTGTTGTTCACACCGATGCGCGCGGCATGCTGTACGTGTGGATGATCCTCAAGCCACTCCGGGCACTCAGATGCGTCCACCTTGTGTACTTGTCCCACCTGCAGCCAGCCGAACAAGGCGTGGAGGTTCGGAGCGCCCGGTACATACCGCCACCGATCTCCAACGCGTTCAGCCTGACGGAACCATCCGAAGAACAGGAACACATCTCCCGGCCCCACGCCCTGTTTGGCAAGGTGTTTCTGCGCTGAGCCCACCTGCCCGAGCGAAGCCATCCATCCCGGTCGGCGCGCCACGCTGCCGGCATGCAGGTCAGGATCGAGATGGACGGAAGTGCGCGCTGTGATCGCACCTTGCGTAAGGTCGCTAGCCAGCTCGTGCATAGGACCGAGTGGACCTTGGATGTCTCCGAGCGGTCGGCCGTAGCGTGATGGGATGGGGAAGGTCAGAAGCGACCCATCGGAGAGAATTGGGCTCGGCACCCGGCCATACTGTGAATCAAATCCTTTG belongs to Pandoraea pnomenusa and includes:
- a CDS encoding TFIIB-type zinc ribbon-containing protein, encoding MKCPVCGTPDLLMTERQGVEIDYCPTCRGVWLDRGELDKLIERTDGGPAMTSPQSARHHERSQRMERDTREHRDDRHSYDTHDRHYGHDDRRRHYSQPRKKKSLFEMFDFD
- a CDS encoding LysR substrate-binding domain-containing protein, which encodes MLNYRHLYYFWVVVKEGGFARAAQRLDMAVQTISAQVRELEKSLGHQLLKPAGRGVTMTEPGQAAFRRAEEIFRLGQSIPDEVREAASGRVARLSVGLADGISKLAAHAILAPVLDTPALRLVCHEGEHEQLLAELALHKLDLVLASQPAPYNPTLRLASERLAESPVDWYGPASVVRNASRDAFPQCLAELPVLLPTGHSALRARLDLWFETQGIRPNVVGEFEDSALMAVFATRGMGVFALSEAGAGDVSILRGLRWLGRPEGVHEEIHAIRSRRGEGHPLVLRIIEAIGQASDSDIRASDAPPVPSPSARNPHVES
- a CDS encoding TerC family protein, producing the protein MDYLLALAADPAVWAALVTLVVMEVVLGIDNLIFISILTNKLPLAMRARTQRMGIALALVMRLALLGTVAWIAKLTTPLFELFGHGFSWRDLILVAGGLFLVWKATKEMHHHVAHGAGEDDEAGHGDGASGAGTLATITARAAVMQILLLDLVFSIDSIVTAVGMTEHIPIMFIAVIAAVTAMLFMAGPLSRFIAANPTVVMLALGFLLVIGMTLIAEGFGSHVPKGYIYAAMAFSAFVEGLNMLTRRAKARRNAQKARVVH